Proteins from one Bradyrhizobium manausense genomic window:
- the rfbB gene encoding dTDP-glucose 4,6-dehydratase produces the protein MRFEGSTIFVTGGAGFIGSAVVRHLLRDTQARVVNIDKLTYAANLESIPDARANPRYAFEKQCICEAASLRKLFEKYQPIAVMNLAAESHVDRSIDGPGEFIQTNIVGTFTLLQEALRYWRALSSDRRAQFRFLHISTDEVFGSLGKDGYFTETTSYSPNSPYSATKASSDHLVRAWRETYDLPTMVTNCSNNYGPYHFPEKLIPHIIIKGLAGEPLPVYGDGQNIRDWLYVEDHAKALTLVLERGAVGETYNVGGRNERSNLHVVEGICDLLDDMSPRKAGPRRGLISFVSDRPGHDRRYAIDASKLERELGWRADENFESGLAKTVRWFFDNRDWWQAILDRGYQQKRIGLG, from the coding sequence ACGGGTGGCGCGGGTTTCATTGGCTCCGCGGTCGTCCGTCATCTCCTGCGCGACACCCAAGCGCGCGTCGTCAACATCGACAAGCTGACGTATGCAGCGAACCTCGAGTCGATCCCCGACGCTCGGGCAAACCCGCGTTATGCATTCGAGAAGCAATGCATTTGCGAGGCGGCGTCGCTTCGCAAGCTGTTCGAGAAGTACCAGCCCATCGCGGTGATGAATTTGGCGGCCGAGAGCCATGTCGATCGCTCGATCGACGGTCCCGGCGAATTCATCCAGACCAACATCGTCGGCACCTTTACGCTGCTGCAGGAAGCGCTGCGGTACTGGAGGGCCCTGTCTTCTGACCGCCGTGCACAGTTCCGCTTCCTTCACATCTCCACCGACGAGGTGTTCGGGTCGCTCGGCAAGGACGGCTATTTCACCGAGACCACGTCCTATTCACCGAACTCGCCCTACTCGGCGACCAAGGCGTCGTCCGACCACCTGGTCCGCGCCTGGCGTGAGACCTATGACCTTCCGACGATGGTGACGAACTGCTCGAACAATTACGGGCCTTATCACTTTCCGGAGAAGCTCATTCCTCACATCATCATCAAGGGCCTCGCCGGAGAGCCGCTGCCGGTTTACGGCGACGGACAGAACATCCGCGACTGGCTCTACGTCGAGGACCATGCCAAAGCGCTGACACTCGTGCTCGAGCGCGGTGCGGTCGGCGAGACCTACAATGTCGGCGGACGAAACGAGCGGTCCAATCTGCACGTCGTGGAAGGCATTTGCGACCTGCTGGACGATATGTCGCCGCGCAAGGCGGGCCCGCGGCGTGGCCTGATTTCGTTCGTCTCGGACCGCCCCGGCCACGACCGCCGCTACGCCATCGATGCGTCGAAGCTCGAGCGCGAGCTCGGATGGCGCGCCGACGAGAATTTCGAAAGCGGCCTGGCCAAAACGGTTCGCTGGTTCTTCGACAATCGCGACTGGTGGCAAGCCATTCTCGATCGTGGCTATCAGCAGAAGCGCATCGGCCTCGGCTAA